From Gimesia panareensis, the proteins below share one genomic window:
- the dcd gene encoding dCTP deaminase has protein sequence MILTGKEIKKRLGTDIIIEPYHEKYLNPNSYNLCLHNELMVYEEIVLDMARPNRLGKYVIPEEGMVLHPGQLYLGRTTERTETHNLVPLLEGRSSIGRLGISVHATAGVGDIGFCGYWTLEITVAQPVRIYAGIPICQIIYHTVEGEIVEYNSDKYQNNKGIQPSLLFKELDPNENRQMRLSFGEEGSRE, from the coding sequence ATGATCCTGACCGGGAAAGAAATCAAGAAACGCCTGGGAACCGATATTATCATTGAGCCCTACCATGAAAAATATCTGAACCCCAACAGCTATAACCTCTGTCTGCATAACGAGTTGATGGTTTACGAGGAAATCGTGCTGGACATGGCACGCCCGAACCGGCTGGGGAAATATGTCATCCCGGAAGAAGGGATGGTTCTGCACCCCGGACAGTTGTACCTGGGACGGACCACCGAGCGGACAGAAACGCATAACCTGGTGCCTCTGCTGGAGGGCCGCTCTTCGATCGGGCGGTTGGGAATTTCTGTTCACGCCACCGCTGGTGTGGGCGATATCGGATTCTGCGGCTACTGGACGCTGGAAATTACCGTGGCCCAGCCGGTCCGCATTTATGCCGGCATTCCGATCTGCCAGATCATCTACCACACCGTGGAAGGTGAGATTGTCGAATACAACAGCGACAAATATCAGAACAACAAAGGGATTCAGCCCAGCCTGTTGTTCAAGGAGCTGGATCCGAACGAAAATCGCCAGATGCGACTCTCATTTGGCGAAGAGGGTTCCAGGGAATAG
- a CDS encoding 2-oxoacid:ferredoxin oxidoreductase subunit beta produces the protein MSVDTSLPVLSPKDFASDQEIRWCPRCGDYSILAQMKKVLPTLGIPKEKFVFVSGIGCSSRFPYYMDTYGMHSIHGRAPAVATGVKLANPDLQVWVITGDGDSLSIGGNHFMHVLRRNVDVKVILFNNQIYGLTKGQYSPTSPTGTKTKSTPFGSVDRPLNPLSVAIGARATFAARSVDVDIKHLCSVLERAASHKGTAFVEVYQDCNVFNSGAFAFASKKGEKEENVIYLEHGKPLIFGKDRDKGIRLNSHDQPEVVELGKGVTEDDLLFHDEKSEDMNLAFLLASMRYPEMPEPMGVFRCVEQPTYNEAVYNQVESTIEKNGAGDLESLFNTGDTWTV, from the coding sequence ATGAGTGTAGACACCTCGCTACCTGTCCTCTCGCCCAAAGATTTTGCCAGTGACCAGGAAATCCGCTGGTGCCCGCGCTGCGGCGACTACTCGATTCTCGCCCAGATGAAAAAGGTTCTGCCGACCCTGGGAATCCCCAAGGAAAAATTCGTATTCGTGTCCGGCATCGGCTGCTCCAGCCGCTTCCCGTATTACATGGATACGTACGGCATGCACAGTATTCACGGTCGGGCCCCGGCAGTTGCGACAGGCGTGAAACTCGCGAATCCCGATCTGCAGGTCTGGGTCATCACCGGTGATGGCGATTCGCTCTCCATCGGCGGTAACCACTTCATGCACGTCCTGCGTCGGAATGTCGATGTGAAAGTCATCCTGTTCAACAACCAGATTTATGGTCTGACCAAAGGACAGTACTCACCGACCAGTCCTACGGGAACTAAAACCAAAAGTACTCCCTTCGGATCGGTGGACCGCCCTCTGAATCCGTTGTCGGTTGCCATCGGTGCCCGCGCTACGTTTGCCGCCCGCTCGGTCGACGTCGATATCAAGCATCTTTGCAGCGTGCTCGAACGGGCTGCCAGCCACAAGGGAACCGCCTTTGTAGAGGTCTACCAGGACTGTAACGTCTTCAACAGCGGCGCATTCGCGTTTGCATCGAAGAAAGGCGAGAAGGAAGAAAACGTGATCTACCTCGAGCACGGCAAGCCGCTGATCTTCGGCAAAGATCGCGATAAGGGAATCCGGCTCAACAGCCACGATCAGCCCGAAGTCGTCGAACTGGGCAAAGGTGTCACCGAAGACGATCTGCTCTTCCACGATGAAAAATCAGAAGACATGAACCTCGCGTTCCTGCTGGCCAGCATGCGGTATCCGGAAATGCCCGAACCCATGGGAGTCTTCCGCTGCGTCGAACAGCCGACCTACAACGAAGCCGTTTACAATCAGGTGGAATCCACCATCGAGAAAAACGGAGCAGGGGACCTCGAATCCCTGTTCAACACCGGGGATACCTGGACCGTGTAA
- a CDS encoding 2-oxoacid:acceptor oxidoreductase subunit alpha: protein MATTDVSGANGKISEQLDAVVIRFCGDSGDGMQLAGTQFTNVSAVFGNDVSTLPDFPAEIRAPAGTLGGVSGFQICFSSSDIYTPGDEVDTLVAMNPAALKTNLADLKRGGTLIVNKDAFEKSNLSKAGYESNPLDDEEALAAYQVQKVPMTSLTRDAVAELGLSPREAERCKNFFAMGLVYWLYQRDASPTEEWVKSKFAKKPELVEANLKALQAGYNFGITTEAMTVHYRVDPAELPPGKYRKVTGNEALAFGFVTAAKLADKKLFYGGYPITPASDILHELSKLKNFNVVTFQAEDEIAAITSVVGASYAGDLAITASSGPGIALKGEGMGLAAIMELPLVVVDVQRGGPSTGLPTKTEQSDLYMCMFGRNGDCPMPLVAPASPADCFHMAQEAMRIAVEFMTPVLLLSDGYIANGAEPWQIPEISSLKPIKVSHENRQKDGEQFMPYLRNEQKARPWVVPGTPGCEHRVGGLEKSDVTGNVDYSPENHQFMTTLRANKIAGIADHIPEQEVEGPESGDLLVISWGGTYGAVRTAVKQSIQEGLSVAHAHLRYLNPFPKNLGDVIKNYKKVLIPELNTGQLRMIIRGTFLADAVGLNKVQGKPFLISEVKQKIREVIEEK from the coding sequence ATGGCGACCACAGACGTGTCTGGTGCTAATGGCAAAATCAGCGAACAACTGGATGCCGTTGTTATCCGTTTTTGTGGAGATAGTGGTGATGGGATGCAGCTGGCCGGCACGCAGTTTACAAACGTGTCTGCCGTCTTCGGTAATGATGTGAGTACATTGCCGGACTTCCCCGCGGAGATTCGCGCACCCGCCGGAACTCTGGGAGGCGTGAGTGGTTTCCAGATCTGCTTCTCCAGTTCCGATATTTACACACCAGGTGACGAAGTCGATACCCTGGTTGCCATGAACCCCGCTGCTCTCAAGACCAACCTTGCCGACCTCAAGCGGGGTGGCACACTGATCGTCAACAAAGACGCGTTCGAGAAAAGCAACCTCTCCAAGGCCGGCTACGAGAGCAATCCGCTGGATGACGAAGAAGCACTGGCTGCCTACCAGGTTCAGAAAGTGCCGATGACCAGCCTGACCCGCGATGCCGTCGCGGAACTGGGACTTTCGCCCCGTGAAGCAGAACGTTGCAAAAACTTCTTCGCGATGGGCCTGGTCTACTGGCTCTATCAGCGGGATGCCAGCCCCACTGAAGAATGGGTGAAGAGCAAGTTCGCCAAGAAACCCGAACTGGTCGAAGCCAACCTCAAAGCACTTCAGGCAGGCTACAACTTCGGGATTACGACTGAAGCCATGACCGTGCACTACCGTGTCGATCCTGCGGAACTGCCGCCCGGCAAGTATCGCAAGGTGACCGGTAATGAAGCTCTCGCCTTCGGCTTTGTCACCGCAGCTAAGCTGGCCGACAAAAAGCTGTTTTACGGCGGCTATCCGATCACTCCCGCCAGTGATATTCTGCACGAGCTGTCCAAACTGAAAAACTTCAACGTAGTCACTTTCCAGGCGGAAGACGAAATTGCCGCGATCACCAGTGTGGTCGGTGCTTCTTACGCCGGCGACCTGGCAATCACCGCCAGCAGTGGCCCCGGGATCGCCCTCAAAGGCGAAGGCATGGGCCTGGCTGCAATCATGGAACTGCCCCTGGTCGTTGTCGATGTCCAGCGCGGCGGACCCAGTACCGGGCTGCCCACCAAAACAGAACAGTCCGACCTCTATATGTGCATGTTCGGCCGTAACGGCGACTGCCCGATGCCGCTGGTCGCACCCGCTTCACCAGCCGACTGTTTCCACATGGCGCAGGAAGCGATGCGGATTGCCGTCGAATTCATGACGCCCGTACTGCTGCTCAGCGACGGTTACATTGCCAACGGGGCCGAGCCCTGGCAGATTCCGGAAATTTCCTCGCTCAAGCCGATCAAAGTCTCGCACGAAAACAGGCAGAAGGATGGCGAGCAGTTCATGCCCTATCTGCGGAATGAACAGAAAGCCCGCCCCTGGGTCGTTCCCGGGACGCCTGGTTGTGAACACCGGGTCGGCGGTCTGGAAAAATCCGATGTGACCGGGAACGTGGATTACTCTCCCGAGAACCATCAGTTCATGACCACTTTGCGGGCCAACAAAATCGCCGGCATTGCCGACCACATTCCTGAACAGGAAGTCGAAGGCCCCGAGTCCGGCGACCTGCTCGTGATCAGCTGGGGCGGAACCTATGGTGCCGTTCGCACCGCCGTCAAACAGTCGATTCAGGAAGGGCTCTCCGTAGCACACGCTCACTTGCGGTATCTGAATCCGTTCCCCAAAAACCTGGGAGATGTGATCAAGAACTACAAGAAAGTCCTGATTCCGGAACTCAATACCGGACAGCTGCGAATGATCATTCGCGGCACTTTTCTGGCAGATGCCGTTGGTCTGAACAAGGTCCAGGGAAAACCGTTCCTGATCAGCGAAGTCAAACAGAAGATCAGAGAAGTGATCGAAGAAAAATAA
- a CDS encoding class I SAM-dependent methyltransferase, with protein MCNNCNLNLDTERTDDFGQKLLQIVNHSGLSLMISIGHRARLFDIMSEMEHATSSQIAEQAGLNERYVREWLGAMVTGGIIEYDPVLKTYFLPPEHAALLTRAAGPNNFATTMQWFSLLGTVEDKIVNCFQEGGGVPYSEFARFHEVMAEDSYNTVVCGLFEHILPLAPGLEEKLKSGIDVLDIGCGSGLALIEMAAAFPESRFTGYDISEESIGRAQASAAERGLTNITFQVQDVSQINQPEAFDVITAFDVIHDQAQPAEVLNQVNAALKPGGQFLMQDIAASSHVEKNLDNPLAPMFYTISTMHCMTVSLAQGGAGLGTCWGKELACEMLQTAGFEKVDVQELPHDIMNYFYTTTKAA; from the coding sequence ATGTGTAATAACTGTAATCTGAATCTCGATACGGAGCGGACAGACGACTTCGGTCAAAAACTGCTGCAGATCGTCAATCATAGTGGCCTGTCGCTGATGATCTCGATCGGCCACCGGGCGCGTCTGTTCGACATCATGAGCGAAATGGAACACGCCACGAGCAGTCAGATCGCTGAACAGGCCGGCCTGAATGAACGCTATGTCCGCGAATGGCTGGGGGCCATGGTCACCGGAGGTATCATTGAATACGACCCGGTTCTGAAAACATATTTTCTGCCCCCCGAACACGCGGCACTGCTGACACGAGCCGCTGGTCCCAACAACTTTGCGACCACGATGCAGTGGTTTTCTCTGTTGGGAACGGTCGAAGACAAAATCGTGAACTGTTTCCAGGAAGGGGGCGGCGTTCCCTATTCCGAGTTTGCCCGCTTCCATGAAGTGATGGCCGAAGACAGTTACAACACCGTGGTCTGCGGCCTCTTCGAGCATATTCTCCCCCTGGCCCCCGGTCTGGAAGAAAAGTTAAAGTCCGGTATCGACGTGCTGGATATTGGCTGTGGCAGTGGTCTGGCACTCATTGAAATGGCCGCTGCATTTCCCGAAAGTCGCTTCACAGGCTATGACATCTCCGAGGAATCGATCGGCCGGGCGCAGGCGTCCGCAGCCGAACGGGGACTGACAAATATCACTTTCCAGGTGCAGGACGTTTCTCAGATCAATCAACCGGAGGCGTTTGATGTGATCACAGCGTTTGATGTGATCCACGATCAGGCACAGCCGGCAGAGGTGCTCAACCAGGTCAATGCGGCACTCAAACCGGGCGGTCAATTCCTGATGCAGGACATCGCTGCCTCCAGCCATGTGGAGAAAAATCTGGACAATCCACTGGCGCCGATGTTCTACACGATTTCCACCATGCACTGTATGACCGTTTCCCTCGCGCAGGGTGGAGCGGGGCTGGGAACCTGCTGGGGGAAAGAACTCGCCTGTGAGATGTTGCAGACTGCTGGTTTCGAGAAAGTGGATGTACAGGAACTGCCTCACGACATCATGAATTATTTCTATACGACGACGAAGGCGGCGTGA